A window of the Candidatus Eisenbacteria bacterium genome harbors these coding sequences:
- the fbp gene encoding class 1 fructose-bisphosphatase: MPGYPHYPIGMTFSQHVAEQQQKIPRATGELTGLLTEIMVAAKIISSNVRKAGLADVLGLTGRTNVQGEKVQILDDFANETIIRNVRHTGHLCAMASEEMETILPVPEEFEIGSYLLFFDPLDGSSNIDVNASIGTIFAIHNKRSPGNAVEDQDLYQPGKNLIVSGYIIYGSSTILVYTAGQGVYGFTLDPSAGEFLLSHANIRIPESGACYSVNEGNTSIWEKPIQEVIAAFKGNENPAGKPYRARYIGSLVADFHRNLIYGGVFLYPADNRYPTGKLRLFFEANPLAHIVKHAGGEATDGQTDILDIIPTSLHQRTPLIIGSPKEVQFIRDRCFQK; this comes from the coding sequence CGGGATGACCTTCTCGCAACATGTCGCGGAACAGCAGCAAAAGATTCCCAGGGCGACGGGGGAACTGACCGGTTTACTGACCGAGATCATGGTTGCGGCGAAGATTATCAGCAGCAATGTCAGGAAGGCCGGCCTCGCCGATGTTTTGGGACTGACCGGCCGGACGAATGTTCAAGGCGAGAAGGTGCAGATTCTCGACGATTTCGCCAACGAAACGATTATCAGGAATGTGCGCCATACAGGGCATCTTTGCGCGATGGCCTCGGAAGAAATGGAGACAATCCTGCCTGTTCCGGAGGAGTTTGAGATCGGTTCCTACCTGCTTTTCTTTGATCCTCTGGATGGGTCGAGCAATATCGATGTCAACGCTTCCATCGGAACGATCTTTGCGATTCATAATAAGCGCTCCCCCGGAAATGCGGTTGAAGATCAAGACCTCTATCAGCCGGGAAAAAATTTGATTGTCTCCGGATATATCATCTATGGCTCCAGCACCATCCTTGTCTACACGGCGGGGCAGGGCGTCTATGGCTTTACCCTCGACCCAAGCGCTGGAGAGTTTCTTCTTTCCCACGCCAACATCCGCATACCGGAAAGCGGAGCCTGTTATAGCGTGAATGAAGGCAACACCTCGATTTGGGAGAAGCCGATCCAAGAGGTGATCGCAGCCTTTAAAGGAAATGAAAACCCCGCGGGAAAGCCCTATAGAGCCCGTTATATTGGGTCCCTGGTGGCCGATTTTCACCGCAACCTCATCTATGGAGGGGTTTTTCTCTACCCCGCCGACAACCGCTATCCCACCGGCAAGCTGAGACTCTTTTTTGAGGCGAATCCCCTCGCTCATATTGTTAAACACGCGGGGGGCGAGGCGACTGATGGGCAGACGGATATCCTCGACATTATTCCCACAAGCCTTCATCAGAGAACGCCCCTGATTATCGGTAGCCCGAAAGAGGTGCAATTCATTAGAGACAGGTGTTTTCAGAAATAA